The following proteins come from a genomic window of Montipora capricornis isolate CH-2021 chromosome 9, ASM3666992v2, whole genome shotgun sequence:
- the LOC138015600 gene encoding uncharacterized protein, with protein sequence MWRALRKALKSTSNSSRCLGQIPSSAEKGDETKATLDEQKDCSSTQRVGDHRKLVLNTYIESDNFHVGFNIQRLILGLLTKNEKSRALRFSTRFARGKDEDTSNPFSDEVRSWCNGVLTLSSLLACRKFLTDEKSPLHVHVYKIPSQVLSRILANKPYITLGVIPITERSQTHIGNAKPTDALDEAIASFQSNFSECTAAAQNKLGIKFASMKQHEKAYLLFAQASERGHPLAQFNLGLCFELGKGVDKDLVKAAECYKNAVAQGQTGAMYNLALFYMEGLGGLPKDSQHSLKLLEEAAENGLCKAQLYLGLYYADESSHHCNYSKAIPYLEMAAGKRDPSAEFHLGVCYERGLGTERNMSKAANLYKSAALHGHTGAQYNMGVFYENGLGGFSVNKTEATRYYRMAAEAGDEDARHNLLLLRKQMEAEKRIRHPTEPQNLVFSLFKQINQPSGSLPRCSSSPGILDAVARENKQQSALATSASKPPNPLLAF encoded by the exons ATGTGGAGAGCTTTAAGAAAAG CACTAAAAAGTACATCGAACTCCTCACGTTGCCTTGGGCAGATTCCATCATCTGCTGAGAAGGGAGACGAGACAAAAGCAACTCTAGATGAACAGAAGGACTGCAGCTCTACACAGCGCGTTGGAGATCACAGGAAACTTGTGCTAAACACCTACATAGAAAGCGATAACTTTCACGTGGGCTTTAACATCCAACGCTTGATATTGGGACTGTTAACGAAGAATGAAAAATCCCGAGCACTCAGATTTTCAACCCGGTTTGCTCGAGGGAAGGATGAAGATACTTCGAATCCATTTTCTGATGAAGTTCGATCG tGGTGCAACGGAGTTCTTACATTGTCCAGTCTCCTTGCTTGTCGCAAGTTTCTCACAGATGAAAAGTCTCCACTTCATGTGCATGTGTACAAAATTCCATCTCAAGTACTCTCAAGAATATTAGCTAACAAACCATACATTACTTTGGGTGTAATCCCTATAACAGAGAGATCTCAAACTCATATAGGAAATGCCAAGCCGACTGATGCCCTTGATGAAGCTATAGCATCATTCCAATCAAACTTTAGCGAGTGTACAGCTGCTGCCCAGAACAAGCTAGGAATCAAGTTTGCATCTATGAAACAACATGAAAAGGCATATCTTCTTTTTGCCCAAGCTAGTGAAAGAGGCCATCCTCTGGCACAGTTTAACCTTGGTCTTTGCTTTGAGCTTGGAAAAGGGGTTGACAAAGATCTTGTTAAGGCAGCAGAGTGCTATAAAAATGCAGTTGCCCAGGGACAAACTGGTGCCATGTATAATCTAGCTTTGTTTTATATGGAAGGGCTTGGTGGCCTGCCTAAAGATTCACAGCATTCCCTGAAACTTCTTGAAGAAGCCGCTGAAAATGGCTTGTGCAAAGCTCAATTATACCTAGGGTTGTATTATGCAGATGAGTCCTCACACCACTGCAATTACTCAAAGGCAATACCCTACCTTGAAATGGCTGCTGGTAAAAGAGATCCATCAGCTGAATTCCATCTGGGAGTTTGCTATGAACGTGGTCTTGGCACTGAGAGGAACATGTCCAAAGCAGCTAATTTGTACAAGTCTGCAGCATTGCATGGTCACACTGGAGCACAGTACAACATGGGTGTCTTCTATGAAAATGGTCTTGGTGGGTTCAGTGTCAACAAGACGGAGGCAACTCGCTATTACCGCATGGCAGCTGAAGCGGGAGATGAAGATGCAAGGCACAATCTGTTGCTGCTGAGAAAACAAATGGAAGCAGAGAAGCGCATTAGACATCCCACTGAGCCACAAAACTTggtgttttctttatttaagcAAATAAACCAGCCATCAGGAAGTCTTCCACGCTGCTCTTCAAGTCCTGGAATTTTAGATGCTGTAGCGAGAGAAAATAAACAGCAAAGTGCTCTTGCAACTTCTGCAAGCAAACCACCAAATCCATTGCTGGCATTTTGA